The Podospora bellae-mahoneyi strain CBS 112042 chromosome 7, whole genome shotgun sequence genome includes a window with the following:
- a CDS encoding hypothetical protein (EggNog:ENOG503NWU3; COG:G; COG:T): MDASSSPARPKMPPRLPRSLPSSHSIASTFSPGSSTPGSWTVSPWNRDTPDTSPPSSDAGSPKLQAKQADDSGRISPVEGSLDGQPRFGVVRSVCFVGAGFVGGPTAAVIAYHNPQIQVNVVDLNEERIKSWNSAHLPIHEDGLLKVVRTARDGALNKTLVLPGLPRAIELKQRQPNLVFSTRVVDAIEEADIIFICVNTPTKTHGIGAGSMADVSAIESATRTVAKHAKEGAIIVEKSTVPCGTAQMIQDILRYYRPDVEFEVLSNPEFLAEGTAVENLMHPDRILIGSAQTLAGLRAAAVVKDVYGAWVPAARIVTVNTFSSELAKLVANTMLAQRISSVNAVSAMCEELGLGADVEDVSLAIGKDARLGSKFLQAGVGFGGSCFEKDILNLAYLARELHLDVVADYWLAVLRMNEDQRRRYARNVVRELNGSLRGKKIAILGFAFKDGTNDTRNSIAVHVIKDLAMEMPREIAIFDPGCASAEIREEVEKAGLTASQLERIKILTNWRDCVQEASAVCILTPWKQFRGRKLGSATSSNKKARKLAADWATSCVADKADISEMDILALEELVRDKSSATTGDDPLERLAPLAPCPEECSHCRIGSAEAHDQEPVDWAEVAGMMQEPRWVFDGRNVVNRLELQSLGFRVRGIGKGF; encoded by the exons ATGGACGCCTCCAGCTCACCAGCAAGGCCCAAGATGCCCCCTCGACTCCCGAGGTCGTTACCAAGCTCACACTCGATAGCGTCAACCTTTAGTCCGGGGAGCTCGACACCAGGATCATGGACAGTGAGCCCGTGGAATCGAGATACACCAGACACCTCGCCTCCCAGCTCCGACGCTGGCTCTCCTAAGCTCCAGGCCAAACAAGCAGATGATAGTGGGAGGATCTCTCCGGTGGAGGGCTCACTCGACGGGCAGCCGCGTTTTGGGGTCGTACGCAGTGTCTGCTTCGTCGGCGCTGGTTTCGTCG GAGGACCGACGGCTGCTGTCATTGCCTACCACAACCCACAGATCCAGGTCAATGTCGTCGACCTTAACGAGGAACGAATCAAGTCGTGGAACTCGGCccatcttcccatccacGAGGATGGCCTGCTCAAAGTGGTACGAACGGCACGAGACGGCGCGCTGAACAAGACATTGGTACTGCCCGGACTGCCCAGGGCTATCGAATTGAAGCAACGGCAGCCCAACTTGGTATTCTCGACCCGTGTGGTGGACGCTATCGAGGAAGCCGACATCATTTTCATCTGCGTCAACACACCCACTAAAACACACGGTATTGGCGCGGGTTCCATGGCTGATGTGAGCGCAATCGAAAGCGCAACGCGGACTGTGGCCAAGCATGCCAAGGAAGGAGCCATCATTGTTGAGAAGAGTACTGTTCCATGTGGAACCGCACAGATGATCCAGGATATT CTTCGATACTACCGGCCAGATGTCGAGTTTGAGGTGCTTTCCAACCCGGAATTCCTAGCCGAGGGCACGGCTGTGGAAAACCTCATGCACCCTGACCGAATTCTTATCGGTAGTGCCCAGACACTTGCAGGTCTCCGTGCTGCCGCCGTTGTCAAGGACGTGTACGGAGCTTGGGTGCCTGCGGCTCGCATCGTGACTGTCAACACCTTCAGCAGTGAGCTGGCCAAGCTTGTGGCAAACACCATGCTTGCTCAGCGTATCAGCAGTGTCAATGCAGTCAGCGCCATGTGCGAGgagcttgggcttggagCAGACGTCGAAGACGTTAGCCTCGCCATCGGAAAGGACGCACGACTGGGTTCCAAATTCCTCCAGGCTGGCGTGGGATTTGGGGGCTCCTGCTTCGAAAAGGATATCCTCAACTTGGCCTATCTTGCAAGGGAGCTCCATCTTGATGTGGTGGCCGACTACTGGCTTGCTGTGCTGAGAATGAATGAAGACCAACGGCGGCGTTATGCTCGCAATGTTGTGCGCGAGCTCAACGGATCACTTCGAGGGAAGAAGATTGCCATCCTAGGATTCGCCTTCAAGGATGGTACTAATGACACGCGCAACAGCATTGCTGTTCACGTCATCAAAGATCTGGCCATGGAGATGCCGCGCGAGATTGCCATCTTCGATCCCGGCTGTGCGTCGGCCGAGATCCGTGAAGAGGTCGAGAAGGCGGGCTTGACCGCAAGCCAGCTCGAGCGCATCAAGATCTTGACCAACTGGAGGGATTGCGTCCAGGAAGCAAGTGCCGTGTGTATCCTGACACCGTGGAAACAATTCCGGGGCCGCAAGCTTGGCTCGGCCACGTCTAGCAACAAGAAGGCACGGAAACTGGCAGCTGACTGGGCGACAAGCTGTGTGGCAGACAAAGCTGATATCAGCGAAATGGACATCTTGGCACTGGAGGAGCTCGTGAGAGACAAGTCGTCGGCGACTACCGGTGATGACCCATTGGAAAGACTGGCACCGCTTGCGCCCTGCCCCGAAGAGTGTTCACATTGCCGCATCGGGAGCGCAGAGGCTCATGATCAGGAGCCAGTGGACTGGGCCGAGGTGGCCGGCATGATGCAGGAGCCGCGTTGGGTGTTCGATGGGCGGAATGTGGTGAACAGGCTGGAGCTCCAGAGTCTTGGTTTTAGAGTGAGGGGTATCGGAAAGGGTTTTTGA
- a CDS encoding hypothetical protein (EggNog:ENOG503P8MU) yields the protein MCLSKVYYNSYSDGQQDVTEKTYACRDGRRCANPEVRKYDRKFPFTKLGEAQPESQRSISERKPTPYFESRGSKSPSPSGRDSRRDSGIYMGGGSSSKSSKHYDPYDPYSSGPYRSSSSSRARDDPRDYYGGRSRSNSIPQIIYMDGRDGYKESGKRSRSSSRDYSRDIPLGPVHLADEYGRRSSRSRSRDSTDLSSKYYSTSGRGRGDAMSGYMFVDDQDERRRQRRERRLSTSSAMDEYDPSRYVPRSSRRASTTGGTVVHHGDGTSLYTSSSAPTGLSSSKSGSGHVRWEDEVRAKRNRQNAEIANRPVLGSDGEPKSILKKKGDVKGKGRESDEDLYDLRRAVEGMGLPSRGRRSSSGRDLMDEYPSSRYDDGLGARKSRGKSGYSDDRYRYF from the coding sequence ATGTGCCTCTCCAAGGTCTACTACAACTCCTACTCGGACGGCCAGCAGGACGTCACCGAAAAGACGTATGCCTGCCGCGATGGCAGACGCTGCGCCAACCCCGAAGTCCGCAAATACGACCGCAAATTCCCCTTCACCAAGCTAGGGGAAGCCCAGCCCGAGTCCCAACGCAGCATCTCTGAACGCAAGCCCACCCCCTACTTTGAGTCTCGCGGCTCCAAgtccccttccccatcggGCAGAGACAGCAGACGGGACTCTGGCATCTACATGGGCGGCGGCTCCTCTTCCAAGTCCAGCAAGCACTACGACCCTTACGACCCTTACTCCTCGGGACCCTATcgttcctcctcttcttcccggGCCCGTGATGACCCGAGGGACTACTATGGTgggaggtcaaggtcaaACTCGATCCCGCAGATCATCTACATGGACGGCCGGGACGGCTACAAAGAAAGCGGCAAGCGGTCGAGATCCAGCAGCAGGGATTACTCGAGGGATATCCCCCTCGGTCCCGTCCACTTGGCCGACGAGTACGGTCGTCGTTCCTCCCGGTCTCGCTCCCGAGACTCGACCGACTTGAGCTCCAAATACTACAGCACCAGCggcaggggaagaggggatgCCATGTCGGGGTACATGTTCGTTGACGATCAAGACGAGAGGCGGAgacagagaagagaaaggcggCTGTCGACCTCGAGCGCGATGGATGAGTACGACCCCAGTCGGTATGTGCCCCGCTCTTCGCGACGGGCTTCGACGACCGGGGGAACTGTGGTCCACCATGGGGATGGCACCAGCCTTTACACTTCGTCATCGGCACCCACCGGTCTTTCTTCGAGCAAGTCTGGGTCGGGACATGTCaggtgggaggatgaggtccGCGCCAAGAGGAACAGGCAGAACGCCGAGATTGCCAACCGGCCGGTGTTGGGCTCGGACGGCGAGCCGAAGAGCAttctcaagaagaagggcgatgtgaagggcaaggggagggagagtgatgaggatCTGTATGACTTGAGGAGGGCagtggaggggatggggttgccgagcagagggaggaggtcgtcgtcggggAGGGACTTGATGGATGAGTATCCGTCTAGCAggtatgatgatgggttgggggcgaggaagagcaGGGGGAAGAGCGGGTATTCGGATGATCGGTATCGGTATTtctga
- a CDS encoding hypothetical protein (EggNog:ENOG503NZMP), which produces MIVRDLKRLVLLLCPVVALLFVTVGLWHTQPDYLRGRVGEFLGRPLGSGPATTDNEEDKKEKPDVGSYDRPNPLAPTAAWHRIFSASTTDKKYFEIKFGHVPVFNPNILPHPTQNDTWMLMGQKWTDHQAEGKGFIALETGCDAKFSGDILTCVGEPKPLPIEPTTGDKCTGKYAPLNLNQGPHDARAFYGPTKPYTIYGSNSAFTCFGQWIQDFRTLVDWPAEPLVEDDFEYGTELQRPPPYGILEKNFFAFWDKDDNMYIHYDMYPSRSFGAVDGKGAVIGSDLAPKAASYDKKCMARYMPKLAPELESIHQATNSLKVTLCQRSDENCKPDDSNTFIMTIIQHKTYYSWHSEYEPYVVLFHQRAPFEMYAMSKKPIWIHGRGRDEGRRRTDMFYVTSMAWKEHGNKYHAYSDDVVFLAFGVEDKGAGGVDVRAGELLKGLGRCSEA; this is translated from the coding sequence aTGATCGTCAGGGATCTCAAGCGACTGGTGCTGTTGCTCTGCCCCGTGGTCGCACTGCTTTTCGTTACCGTTGGATTATGGCACACGCAGCCCGACTACCTCCGAGGCCGAGTCGGCGAGTTTCTCGGCAGGCCTCTTGGCTCCGGCCCGGCCACAACTGACAatgaggaggacaagaaagAGAAACCGGACGTCGGTAGCTACGACCGTCCGAATCCCCTCGCGCCGACGGCCGCTTGGCACAGGATCTTCTCGGCGTCGACGACAGACAAGAAGTACTTCGAGATCAAGTTCGGCCATGTCCCCgtcttcaaccccaacatcctcccACACCCTACGCAAAATGATACCTGGATGCTCATGGGCCAGAAATGGACCGATCACCAGGCCGAAGGAAAGGGCTTCATTGCCCTCGAGACGGGTTGCGACGCCAAGTTTTCGGGAGACATCCTGACGTGTGTCGGCGAGCCAAAGCCGCTACCTATTGAACCGACCACAGGCGACAAGTGCACTGGCAAGTACGCGCCGCTCAACTTGAACCAGGGCCCCCACGATGCGCGCGCCTTTTACGGGCCGACGAAGCCGTACACCATCTATGGGTCCAACAGTGCCTTTACCTGCTTTGGCCAATGGATTCAGGATTTCCGAACTCTCGTCGACTGGCCTGCCGAGCCACTCGTCGAGGATGACTTTGAGTACGGAACAGAGCTTCAGAGGCCACCTCCGTACGGCATCCTCGAGAAGAACTTTTTTGCGTTCTGGGACAAGGACGACAACATGTACATCCACTACGACATGTACCCCTCGCGTTCCTTCGGCGCCGTCGACGGCAAAGGAGCCGTGATCGGATCGGACCTCGCACCCAAAGCCGCGAGCTACGACAAGAAGTGCATGGCGCGCTACATGCCCAAGCTGGCACCCGAGCTCGAGTCCATCCATCAGGCCACCAACTCGCTCAAGGTCACGCTCTGCCAGCGGTCCGACGAGAACTGCAAGCCCGACGACTCCAACACGTTCATCATGACGATCATCCAGCACAAGACGTACTACAGCTGGCATAGCGAGTACGAGCCGTACGTCGTTCTCTTTCACCAGCGGGCTCCCTTTGAGATGTACGCCATGTCCAAGAAGCCGATTTGGATCCACGGCCGGGGACGTGACGagggacggaggaggacAGACATGTTTTATGTCACGTCCATGGCCTGGAAGGAGCATGGTAACAAGTACCACGCCTACTCGGACGATGTGGTGTTTCTGGcttttggggtggaggataaGGGAgcggggggggttgatgtgcgTGCTGGGGAGctgttgaaggggttggggcGTTGCTCCGAGGCGTGA